TCACCGCGCGTTCACGCTGCCGCTATAGTAGGATTGGGACGCTTAGGTCGTATCGAATCAGCTACCGCTTTGCTACAAACGAAAGTGCCTGCGTCATTTGTTGCGCCTGTGAAAGATAAGGAAGGACCACATGCCACTCCTAATGCAGCTATTGTGCTACCTCATCTCGCAGTGCGGGCGCTTTTGGAGCTGAACGCAGTGGATGCCGCAATAGCAGCTGTCAACGGACCTGATGCTACCCTTGCTTTATGGACTTTGCGCTATATGCATGATGAAAAGGCAGTGAACGGATTGATAGCGGCATACAAACGTTCGAAAGACGAAAAGCTGAAAAAGCAAATCCTGACTACGTTAGCCCGCTTGTACAAAAAAGAAGAAGTCTATGATGCCTCCTGGTGGTGGGGAACCCGGCCCGATTCACATGGGCCCTACTACAAAGCCGTACTTTGGGCAGGATCGCCCATGATCGAAAAATTCCTTAAACAAGAGGCGGTGAAAGCAGGCCCCACTCATATGGAACTTTTCAGGGATCTTGATGCCCGTCATAGAATGGAGATCGCGGCATTTGCGCCACTTAAAAAAGCGGAACCGGTTGCTGTAAAAGAACCTAAAGTAGACCTGGAGAAAATAAAAAGCAAAAAAGGACAGGTCGGCAAATCATCTATTGAAGATGTACTGCTGGCGGTGAAACAATTAAAAGGAGATCCTGCTAAAGGAAAAATATTGTTCAGCAACCAGGGCTGTGTTGCCTGTCATAGTCTTAGCAGAAGCGAAAAGATGAAAGGGCCATTTATGGGGCAGATTGGCTCTATTATGAACAGGGAGCGTATCGCAGAATCCATCCTTAAACCCAATGCCTCTATTTCCCAGGGATTTGCAACGGTTACCATCACAGCCAAAGGCAATAAGTCCTACGTAGGATTTATAACCGAAGAAACGGCCGCCAGGGTGGTGATGAGAGATATTACCGGAGAGGTATATACCGTTAATACAGCAGATATCCTGACTCGCAAGGAACTAAAAACATCCATGATGCCAACAGGGCTTGCCAACGCATTATCGTTTGAAGAGTTTGCATCACTGGTTAGCTTCCTGGAGAAACAAAAAAAATAAAACAGGATATTCTTTTCTTTAAATTTTATATAGAAACGAAAGAGATCCCAACCAGTCTGCAAAGACCTTGCAATTATTGCAAGGTCTTTGTATTTGTATAAACCGGCAACATTTCACCGGTGATAGCGAGTGATGTCACAGACCGAAATCGCCATCCGGGCGCTCATAAAATAAGTCACATTCTCCCCCTTAATTTGTCATTATTGCACATATACACCTATCTGTCATTACTGTATTTTTGGATAAATCAATACTATGACAAAGAACAAATTAATAAGAATGGACAATGTCGGCATTGTTGTAGAATCGCTCGATAATGCCATCCCTTTTTTCATGGAGTTAGGCCTAAAGCTTGAAGGACGGGGCACCATTGAGGGGGAATGGGCCGGTAGCGTTACCGGACTGGGCGATCAATGTGTAGAGGTGGCCATGATGGTTACGCCTGATGGGCACAGTCGTTTGGAACTTTCGCAATTTCTCCGCCCAACTGTAGTTTCAGACAACCGCATGGCCCCCGTGAACGCACTTGGTTATTTGCGTGTCATGTTCACGGTTAAAGACATTGACGAGATGGTATCCAGGCTCAGCAAACATGGCGCTCAGCTCGTTGGCGAAGTGGTGCAGTATCAGGACACATACCGGCTGTGCTACATTCGTGGGGCAGAAGGGATTCTGATTGGTCTGGCAGAAGAACTAGGTAATAAATAAATTCAAACAAATGCCTCAAACAATCGAATAATGTGTGTTTCATTGGCGTTTTAATGTATTTTTATATTAAAACAATCATATGAATTCCCGGATCTTTTTCCTTCTTGTTTTTCTCTCCGCAGGACTCCGCCTTTCAGCACAGAAAGAGTTGCTCAATGTTGAAAATATAATTAAAAGAGAAATGGATGAAAGACGAATTCCGGGATTACAGGTTGCTGTAGTGCAAAAGGGAGCAATCGTTTTGAATAAATCATATGGAATAGCAAATATTCAGGATAATGTTGCAGTTACTAATCAATCAATTTTTGCGATCAATTCATGTACGAAAGTCTTTACTGCTGTCGCAATAATGCAATTGGTGGAAGAAGGGAAAATAGATTTATCGGCTCCCGCTTCAACGTACCTGGATAGTTTGCCCGATAACTGGAAATCCGTCACAATAACACAAATGCTGACACATACTTCAGGTTTCCCTGACCTGCTAAAAATCCTGGATCCATTTGTTGGCAGTTTAGGCAGTTTGAAAAATGAGGAGGCCATTTGGGAAAAATTAAAAACTATTCCTATGGATTTCAAACCCGGTGAAAAATTCAGCTATAATCAAACCAATGGATATTTGTTAGGAAAAATAATCGACAAATTATATGGCAAGCCATTCGCACAGATGTTTTTAGAAAAGCAGTTCCAACCGGTAGGTATGTCTAATACACTTTTCGGAGATTCCCGCGATGTCATTCCGCATTTTGCACCTACGTACAGCTACAGGCAAAATATGGACGGACGGAAGCTAAATGATTTCAAACTTGTCAATAATTATTATGAATTTCCTTATTTCCGCAGAACCGCTTCGGGCTTGAATACAACCGCAGAGGATATGGCAAATTGGATAATAGCTTTACAAAAGGGGAGATTGATAAAATCAAAAAGTCTTATCAATAAGATGTGGACGCCATCAGTTTTTAACGACGGTAATCCCACGCCCTGGGCATTGGGCTGGGGAATGAATAAATTCAGGGTAAATCATCGCGCCGTTGGTATGTCGGGCGGCGGACGGGCAGCATTTTTGATTTATCCCGAAGATGATTTAGCGGTAATAGTCTGGACGAACCTCGGAGGAGCATTCCCGGAGGATTTTTTGGAAGAACTGGCAGGCGTTTATAACGCCGGAATAATTAATGCGGATCCTCTTACCTTCCTGAGAATTAACCTTCGAAAGGTCGGCTTTGAAAAAGCAATTGAAATAACAGAGAAAGAAAAAAAAGTCAATCCACAATTTATTCCTAATGAATTTGAAATAAATGAATGGGCTTATCGAATGATGTCGAAAAACCAGCTTAAAGAAGCCCTGGAAATTTTCAAATTAAATGTACACTTGTTTCCACAAAGCTGGAATGCTTATGATAGTTACGGAGAAGCCCTATTGAAAAGCGATAGAAAAGCGGAAGCGATAGCCATGTATAAAAAGTCAGTAGCGCTAAATCCTGCAAACGACAACGGGAAAAAAGTATTAGAAACTTTACTGAAATAGATGAAGAATATACTATCAAAACAAGGCCGGATAGAATCATTTGCTAAAGTTTGTAACTTTATTAATTATCTGTTTAGTTTAATTTAAAGATTTAAATGACCCATTACTACGACACTCTTTTTGAATACGTGTCTCAAATAATTGAAATGCCCGAGCATGATAAAAATCAATGCCGGCGTACTTTCAAGCCGTTGCGGGTTCCGGCGAATACATTACTTGATGTGGCAGGGAAAATACCGCAGTATAACAATTTTATTGTTTCGGGTTATATGCGCAAATATTACGTAAATGACAAAGAAGAGGAAATAACAGTTGATCTGAACGATGGCCCCAGATTTTTCACCTCCTACTTTCATTTCGTGCAACAGACTGTTTCCAACGAATACCTTCATTGTATTACAGATTGCGAGTTGCTCCGGATTTCCAAATCAGATGCTGACTCGACCGCCGAAACAAGCTTTACGCAAAAGGACTATACGATAAAACTGTTTAATCAGGTACAGGAAGAATATAGAGAAAGAATTAACGACCTTGCAAATCTTACGGCAGAACAGCGTTATTTAAAATTTATACATAATACGCCCAACATCATTAAAAATGTTCCACTTAAATACATCGCATCCTACCTCGGTATAAAGCCGGAAAGCCTGAGCAGAATCAGAAGGGACATTTCTTAACAAATGTCAATTCCGTACGAACGAAAGGGCTGCTACCTTTGTTGCATATCCCGGTTGTATGCAGGAAAATAACATGGCACTTTCAGGAAGAACATTGCGCCTGACCACAAAATTTTGGTTTATCATCTTTTTAATGGGCCAACTAATATTTGCCTGGTACATTTTTATGCTGTACTGGAAATCCGCTGCTTTGGGCGAATTTGAAAAATGGAATTCGGCGACTCCCCATCTATATATAAAAGGCCAGGCTATCAGAAATATAGTTTTTGGGCTACATGCGGCAATAGCTGGTATCATTAGTGTTATTGGCCCTTTGCAGCTTGTTCCGCAAATACGTAAATATGCGCCTGCATATCATAGAATTAGTGGGCGGTTATATGTTATTGTTGCTTTTCTCATCAGCATTGACGGAATTTATCTTACATGGCGAAAAGGCGCTGTTGGTGATTTTCCGGCCCATGTAGTGATTAGCATTAATGCGTTTATCATAATGATTTGTGGATATTTTACCATTCGGTATGCCATCAAAAGGAACCTGAAAGCACACAATCAATGGGCAGTACATCTGCTTTTGGCGATGAGCGGAGTTTGGCTTTTCCGGGTATTCCTGATGCTTTGGCTTATCATCAACGGTGGCCCTGTTGGATTTGACCCGGACACATTCAGCGGGCCATTCTTAAATGTGCTGGCTGTTTTAGTTTATATCTTTCCTCAGGCGCTTGTTGCTTATTATTTTAAAGCCCGCAATTCGAATACCCGGCTACCGAAAGTATTTTTTTCTATTCTTATTACCTTGATTACAATTGGAATGACCGTAGGTATTATAGCTGCCACACTAGGTATGTGGTTGCCGAGATTGAACTGATAAAGGGAAAGAACTCCGGCTGACTTTTTCTTAATTCCTTAGTTTGGGCCAGCAGCCCAAACCCTGCAATTAGCGCCATTTTTTTACAAATTCAGCAATCGCTTCCCCAATTTCAGCGGGACTGTCTTCCTGTAAAAAATGCTTTCCTTTTACTGTTATCTCTGTTTGATTGGGCCAGGGTATTTCTATTGCCGGAGGGAAGGCCGCAGCCATTTGATGCCACAACACCTGGCAACTGCCTGCCGGCCAAATATAAGCTCTCTCCCAGGGAACTGGATATTATCAGACTTATCAAAGAAGGGAAATCTACCAAACAGATTGCCGTCGTATTGGAACTAAGTATTTATACGGTAGAAACCCATCATAAAAACATCAACCGGAAATTAAATGTACAAAGTACTGCCGAATTGATTTCAGTAGTGAATAATCTCCGAAGTTAAATATGAAATCTGCGGCAGTGGCGCAAAAGGAGTATGAATGGCATTATTCATGTCCGGCCCCCCTTATTTTGCCGTATTTCAAATTAAATTGTATTTTTGACCTGGTTTTTCAGTATGTTATTTGCATTTGAAATGATACATTTCGTATAAATGCAGCTTAGTATAATTAATTGAGTTTAGTCGTCCCGACAATAAAGAGAAAAGGCTTATGAAGATAAAAATTCGTAAGCCTTTTTTCTTTTTATCAGGCAAGAAGCAAGAAAATTTATGGAGCAAAGTGTGAAAGTGATTTTTTCTGTTTTATTGATGTTCAGCAGCTTTTTGGGAGTGGCGCAAACTCCAAAGAACGCAGCTAAAGAAGAACAAAAAACTATTTATTTTTTCAGCGGTATCGGTGCAGATTCAACCATATTCAGGAACCTGAAACTTCCGGGTTACCGCAAGGTCTATATCTCCTGGATCCCCGCTTTGCCAAATGAATCATTAACACAGTACGCAGGCAGGATAAAAAGTCAGATCACGGTCGAAAATCCGTACATCATCGGACTCTCTTTTGGAGGTATAGTGGCTGTAGAGGTATCTAAGCAGATATGGGTGAAAAAAATGGTGCTGATCTCTTCAGTCAGAACAAAGGATGAATTGAACAAAAGGCAGTACTTTTTTATGAGATTGGGACTATATCGAATCATTCCCGGTTCATTGCTAAGACGCACCAATTTTCTCACTTATCGCTATTTTGGCGCCCGGACTGAAACTGATAAAAAAGCATTAACTAAATTACTACAAGGCACAGATGTTACTTTTTTTCGTTGGGCCCTGAAAAGCATTGCTTATTGGGATAATAAAGTAGCGCCTGAGAGAACGATTCAAATACATGGAACGGTCGACAGGGTGATAGCCAGCAGGTTTGTACATCCGGATTACCGCATTAAGGGAGGAGGGCATATCATGGTTTTTAACAGGGCGGATACGATTAGTAAAATTATCAGGAATTATTTTCGGGAGTAGGGGGCTATCTATAATTCAAAGTTGATGAATTCTTTTCTCATTCAATATACCCGGGATGAGAAAAAATGTGCAGGAAGTGAGAATTCTTCAATTGATAAAAAAGTACCGGTTTTACACCTGCCCTGGACCGGCCGTCACCACATGGTGAAGTATACGATACCTAAGAGATACCTAAGAGATAGCACATTAAGTACACTGCAATAATTTGTAAATCATATAGTTGTAAATATCTGAAAATACGCTATATGATCCACGGCACGGCATTTTTGATAGTATTTTCACCTTATTTGCCGGAGAGTAAGATATTTAGTCCTGACATAGCTATACAATTGAAGAAAATAATCCTGATTTTGTTTCACAACATGCCCGCTGGTATCTCACCTGAAATGCAACACCTTCTTCTCATCAATATACGAATCCACACCTGCCAGCATCTTCAGATCCCCCTGGAAAACAGCAATCGGCTGGTTGCGATCCAACACCCCCACAAACTTCTTATCGCCCGTACCCGGATTGTCAATCACTACCTGCATACCAAACCAGCGTGGTATCACTGCACAGATATCGGATAGCTTCATTTCGTCGAAATAAAACAATCCTTTCTGCCAGCTCAACGTTTGCCGTTCATCAAAGCTTTGCACTACTACCGCTTTGCCGTTCGTATAAACTGCTTCCTTACCCGGTGTTAAACTGCGCTCGCCAGCCGGATTTTGCAGGTGTACACTGCCTTCCAGTAATGATACCTTTTCAGTATTGGTGCTATAGGTGTTGACGTTAAACGCTGTACCCAATACCTGTACCGTAGTTTTAGGCAGATGTACAATGAATGGCTTATCCGGATCTTTTGCAATTTTCATATAGGCTTCACCGTTAATCGTTATCTCCCGCGTATTACCGGTAAAGGTCAACGGAAACCGCAGCTCTGTTGCTGAATTCATCCAAATTTCCGAACCATCATCCAGCCGGATTTTGTAATCCAGCCCAACCGGTACGGTAAGAATATTGATACCGGCAGGAGAAGCGTTTTTAACGGTGTTATAAGTAAGGGTATTTCCGCTGTTACTCAGGGTAGCGCCTCCCTTATTGATATTCCCCTGCTGCAGGGAAAGATTAACGGTACTGCCGTCGGCCAGCTGCAATGCAATACCGGGCTTACCAACGTTACCTGCAGCCTGTTTTTTCCCCTGCTGTAATGAGTGCCAGAACAGGGTCGTACCGGCAATTGCGCATACGATAACAGCTGCTGCCGAATATCTTTTGAGTATAGTTAGTTTTCTTTGTCTGTTTGGAAGTGCAAATGTTTTCGTTTGTTCGAAAGTAAGCGCTGTCGCATCCGGCTGCCGGAAGCGGGCCGCCAGGTCGTCCCAATATCCCGGCGCATCTGCTTCACTGAATCCGGTGGCTACTTTTTCAGCCGGTAGCCGTTGTGCCATTTCTTCGTAAGCAGTGGCTACACCCGGATCACGCTGCAGCAACAACTCCAGCTCAACGGATTCTCTTTCGTCGAGCGTATTACTGAGCTTGCCCAGCAACAGATATTCATGATAAGGTGTTAAATGCGTCATATCCTGTTTAAAAGCCTTTATTAAATTCCTGTGTTCCTTAATGTAACTCTTAGTTCTTTGAGTGCCCTGTCCATATGACTACTGACGGTCGACTTGCTGATACCTAACTGCTCTGCTATCTGCAAGTGAGATAAATGTTCCAGGTAATGTAATCTGAATACTTTCCCTGCCATAGGCGGCAACAGGCTGATGGCCTGATCAATCTCCCTTTCCAGCTCTCTGTGCTCGATAACATGAGTAGCCGCAACTGCTACCGGTAACGGCATCGACTGTGCCTTCTTTAACAACGATGCCTGCGCCCTGTTGTACTTGAGTGCCTTGTTGCGTATGGCAAATATCAGGTAGCCTTCGAGCGACTGCTTAATATGCTCATAACGCCTGTTTTCCCAAAAGTCAATAAAGAAATCCTGCACAATATCTTTTGAAACTGCATCATCAGCTGTAATAGAATAGGCCAGTACAAACAGTCTTTTGCGTGATCTGCTGTATAGGATGTTGAATGCATCCAGGTCATGCTGTTGCAACCGTTGCAGTAAATTTGTATAATCAAATAACGCTGGCGTCATTACGACTCTATTATGGTGGTAATAGCAAGGAAATCGTCTCTACCTATGTCAAACATACGTAAAACCTGTTCACTAAGATAATTTATGAAATTTAAAAAAAAAATAACCTGGTGACTAGTGATACGATTTTGTTTTTGGGTCTTATATCTGAAACCTGTTAATTGCCCACGTGGCCGTCGATGTATGTAAACCAAAGCAGGTTGTACTTAAAACCAGGATTGTTATGTATTATAGTAACGCGCCCTAATAAGGGCGTAGCCAAAATCTTGTCCCTGATACAATTAAAAAGGGGATTATTCTCAGGTAATTAGTATTGATATTCCAAACGAGTGCCAATTATGCAAAGAAAGGGTATTGTAAATGCCATTATGAAATTGACGACAGTTAGTATTTCGATTCTTTTGTGCTCTGTTCAATTACTGCTGGCCACTTCCGCTTATTCACAACAGTATGAAGACCGGAAAATTTCGCTGGATTTCTCCAAAGCTTCTCTTAAAACAATTTTGAATGCTATCGAGAAGAAAGCTGATGTAGTTATCATGTTTGAAGCTACTGATGCCATTAAAAAAGAAAAAGCCAGTATCGCGGTCACTGGCGCTACCGTGTCGGCTGTGCTGAACCAACTGCTGCATCCGCGGGGCTTACAATGGGACATACGTGGTAATATCATACGGTTGTACAGCGCAAAGAAAGCAGATCAGCGTGCTACAGAACCATCGCCTGCGCAGAGCAGCAGTAATAGTTCGGTGAGCACAGACCGGATCTCGGGCCGGGTTACGGATAGTACCGGCCTGCCTTTGGTAGGTGTGAACGTCCGTATAAAGGGAATGAGTAAAGGAACAATCACTGATGGTCAGGGCAACTTCCGGCTGGAAGTGCCCGGAGATGCAACACTGGTGTTCTCCTATGTAGGATATCATGAACAGGAAGTAACCATCAATGGAAAGCAAACCATCAATATAACCCTGGTGCCGTCTACCGGTGGATTGAACGAGGTGGTAGTAGTAGGTTATGGTACCCAGAAGAAGGCAGATGTAACCGGATCTGTGGCTACGATAAACGCCGATAACCTGGCCAAAGTGCCGGTGTCGTCGGTGACCAATGCGCTGGTCGGCAAGCTGCCCGGACTCGTGGCTATACAGTCGAGCGGCCAACCCGGCATGGATGCTTCCAGCCTGAATGTACGCGGATTCGGCAATGCCCTGATCATTGTAGACGGCGTGGAATCCAACTTCAGAAACATAGATGCAAGCGAGATAGAAAGTGTATCTATCCTGAAAGACGGCGCTGCTTCTATCTATGGAGCCAGAGCCGGTAACGGGGTTATTCTTGTTACCACTAAAAGAGGCGTGGAAGGAAAGCCTACCGTTTCATTCAACGGAACGGCTACTTTACAACGGCCTACTTACTTCCAGAAAATGCTCTCTTCCGGCGAATATACCACGCTGGCATCTGAAACCTATCTGCAGTCGGGCCAGCCGGCTAACGCGGTCCCCTACACGCAGGAGCAGATAAAAAAATATTACGAAGCTAAGGAGCCAGGTTATTATAATACCGACTGGTCTAAACAAATACTGAGGAGCTGGGCGCCTATGCAGAATTACAATCTCTCTGTACGCGGCGGGAATAAAAATATCAGGTACTATACCTTCCTGGGCACCATGCAACAGGGCTCCTTCTGGAAAAAGAACGGTGGCGATTATAAACGCTACAACTTTCAGACAAATGTAGACGCTAACATTCTCGATAACCTCACCGTTGGCGTTACAGTGTCTAATATCATCGACAATATCAATTCAACCAACCGGCCGCAAAATGGCGGAGGATATCTTTTCGCAGACTTATACAACAACAAGCCGATGTACCCGGCCAGCCTGCCGGATCCCACCAAGATCCCTTTCTCAGGCTCTGCTACAGGTGGCGCGCTGGTACAATCCAACAGGGAACTGGGTGGCTATTCCGATGACCACTTCCAGACATTCACGCAAAGTGTAAACATCAACTACAACTTCAAAAAATTAAAAGGACTTTCTTTAAAAGCATTCGGGAACTATACCAGGATAAATGATAATCAAAAATCATACGCCAGGCCGGTAGATCTGTGGACATATAATGTCGATACAAAACAATATTCGCTGGCTGCACAATATAATTCCAATACACAGCTTAATCAGCAGAAATCAGAGACTACTACGCTAACAGGACAGTTTTCTATCAATTATAACAATACTTTCAATAGTGTGCACACTATCAGCGCTATGGCGTTGTATGAAGCCTATTCATATTCCTATGATTATATTTCTGCCGGGAGAGCGAATTTTACTTTCCCTTCTCTGGATCAGATGTTTGCGGGAGATGTTAATACGGAAAGCAACAACGGAGGCGCCAGTCAAACCGGAAGATCCAGTTATGTTGGCCGTATAAATTATGGCTACGCCAACAAATACCTGGCTCAGTTTATTCTACGTGCCGATGCTTCTGCCAAATTCCCGCCGGGCTCCAGGTGGGGCTATTTCCCCAGTGCCTCTCTGGGCTGGCGCATGGGACAGGAAAACTTCCTGAAGCACGTGTATAACCTGGATGAGCTGAAACTCCGCGCCAGCTACGGTGCTTCCGGATATGATGGCGTGGGCGACTTCCAGTACCTTTCCGGATATGGACCTACACTGATGCCGGCTCTTTTCGGCGGTGTACCGGTAATGGGTATTGCATCACTGGGCATGCCCAATCCTAACCTGTCGTGGGAAAGAATATCTATCTACAATGCGGGCATTGAATACTCTTTTTTCAAACGCAAACTGTATGGCGAGCTCGATGTATTCTATCGCAAGCGAAATGGTATTCCGGCAAGAAGAACTACCAGCCTTCCATCTACTTTCGGCGCCGATCTGCCATTGGAAAACCTCAATAGTATGAGCAACCGGGGTTTTGAACTGAGTGTGGGAACGTCGGGTAAAAGTGGCGACTGGAAATGGGATGTAAGCGGTAATATCTCCTGGCAACGCGCTAAATGGGGCCATGTGGAAGAAGTGGACTATACCGATCCCGATTCCAAAAGAATCAATCAGCTCTCAGGCCAGTGGGTCGACCGTACTTTTGGATATAAGTCAGCCGGATTGTTCACCAGCCAGGATCAGATCGATCACCTGGGTATACAATATCCCGGCAACCCTGTACTGCATCCCGGAGATGTAAAGTATGTAGACGTGAATAAAGATGGCATACTGGATTGGAAAGACCAGGTAGAAATTGGTAAAGGACAGATCCCGGAGTATATGGCAGGCCTCAATATCAATGTAACGTATAAGGATTTCGACTTATCCGCACTTATCCAGGGGGCATTTGGTTATTACAAGAATGTAAATCTTGGCGCCTACACAAAAACCTATTTCGATAACCGGTGGACGGAAGCAAATAATAATCCCAATGCACTGATCCCGCGACTGGGCGGCGCCGGCACCAATGGTTTGCTTTCTGACCGGAACTTTATCAAAGCAGACTATGCAAGACTGAAAAGTATTGCCCTCGGCTATAATTTGCCAAAGTCAGTAATACAAACGATAGGTTTCCAGCATGCAAGGGTATACGTGGGTGCTACCAACATTTTTACCTTGTCGAAACTGAACAAATATGATGTTGACCCGGAATCGCCGTTCTCGGTGCAGGATGGCCAGCCAACTACGTCTTATTATCCGCAGCAGAAGACAATCATGCTGGGTGTAAATATCTCATTATAAAATCGAATTGGATGAACCGGATTATTCTATTTTTTATCTCGGCATTAGCTATACTTTCTTCCTGCCAGAAATCATTACTGGACAAGCAGCCTTTAGACAGGATAGCCGACAATACCGTATGGAATGATGTTAAAAGTATAGATGCAAATCTTGCCGGGTGTTACAGCATGATGAGCGTTTTTGAGAATGAAACCCCGGATAAATATGTAAGTATCAGGCCTGGCGTTGGCTGGACAACAGAAGCACAGGTGGGTGCTACACTCATCAACAACATCACCGATGAAGCTACCTGGGGAATGTATCCCAACTGGTTCAATTTCAGATCCAGTGGCGTAACCATCAATGGCGGCCTGTTGGAATGGTGGGACAATGCCTATATTATCCTTCGTCAGCTGAACGATTTTATAGAACGGGTACCTAAATCTCCTATCGATGCTGATAGCAAAAAACGGATGGTAGCAGAAGCCCGTTTCCTGCGGGCATTCAATTACTTCTCGATGGTAAAGCGTTACGGCGGTGTGCCGATTATTACGAAGGTACAATCGCTCACTGATCCTAAGGATGAACTGTATCCGAAACGCAATTCAGAAAAAGAAGTATACGATTTTGTGATCAATGAAATGAACGAGGCTTATAAAGATCTTCCCGCCACGCCTGTTTCGGGCCGTGCCTCAAAGTATGCCGCATTGGCATTGCTGTCGCGCGCTGCCTTGTATGCCGGAAGTATCGCAGAATATGGTACCATACAGCTGAATGGGTTGCTGGGTATTCCTGCCTCCGAAGCCCAGGGATATTATCAGAAATGTTATGATGCATCGAAGATCATTATGAGCGATGGGGTTTGCGGATTGTATACTGCCGATGCTGATAAAGTGAAAAATTTCAGGAATATTTTCCTGGTGAAAAACAACCCGGAAGCCATATTCATTGTGGCACACAATGGTAAAGACATGATCTTTTCCGGTGGTAATGGCTGGTACTACGATTTTATGCAGGGGCCTATGCCCAATGCCTGGTATAACGGTAACCAGAATATGCCTTATTTGTCGTTTATCGCTTCTACTTTTGAGAAGACCGATGGCACAGC
The genomic region above belongs to Chitinophaga sp. 180180018-3 and contains:
- a CDS encoding TonB-dependent receptor, with the translated sequence MQRKGIVNAIMKLTTVSISILLCSVQLLLATSAYSQQYEDRKISLDFSKASLKTILNAIEKKADVVIMFEATDAIKKEKASIAVTGATVSAVLNQLLHPRGLQWDIRGNIIRLYSAKKADQRATEPSPAQSSSNSSVSTDRISGRVTDSTGLPLVGVNVRIKGMSKGTITDGQGNFRLEVPGDATLVFSYVGYHEQEVTINGKQTINITLVPSTGGLNEVVVVGYGTQKKADVTGSVATINADNLAKVPVSSVTNALVGKLPGLVAIQSSGQPGMDASSLNVRGFGNALIIVDGVESNFRNIDASEIESVSILKDGAASIYGARAGNGVILVTTKRGVEGKPTVSFNGTATLQRPTYFQKMLSSGEYTTLASETYLQSGQPANAVPYTQEQIKKYYEAKEPGYYNTDWSKQILRSWAPMQNYNLSVRGGNKNIRYYTFLGTMQQGSFWKKNGGDYKRYNFQTNVDANILDNLTVGVTVSNIIDNINSTNRPQNGGGYLFADLYNNKPMYPASLPDPTKIPFSGSATGGALVQSNRELGGYSDDHFQTFTQSVNINYNFKKLKGLSLKAFGNYTRINDNQKSYARPVDLWTYNVDTKQYSLAAQYNSNTQLNQQKSETTTLTGQFSINYNNTFNSVHTISAMALYEAYSYSYDYISAGRANFTFPSLDQMFAGDVNTESNNGGASQTGRSSYVGRINYGYANKYLAQFILRADASAKFPPGSRWGYFPSASLGWRMGQENFLKHVYNLDELKLRASYGASGYDGVGDFQYLSGYGPTLMPALFGGVPVMGIASLGMPNPNLSWERISIYNAGIEYSFFKRKLYGELDVFYRKRNGIPARRTTSLPSTFGADLPLENLNSMSNRGFELSVGTSGKSGDWKWDVSGNISWQRAKWGHVEEVDYTDPDSKRINQLSGQWVDRTFGYKSAGLFTSQDQIDHLGIQYPGNPVLHPGDVKYVDVNKDGILDWKDQVEIGKGQIPEYMAGLNINVTYKDFDLSALIQGAFGYYKNVNLGAYTKTYFDNRWTEANNNPNALIPRLGGAGTNGLLSDRNFIKADYARLKSIALGYNLPKSVIQTIGFQHARVYVGATNIFTLSKLNKYDVDPESPFSVQDGQPTTSYYPQQKTIMLGVNISL
- a CDS encoding RagB/SusD family nutrient uptake outer membrane protein; amino-acid sequence: MNRIILFFISALAILSSCQKSLLDKQPLDRIADNTVWNDVKSIDANLAGCYSMMSVFENETPDKYVSIRPGVGWTTEAQVGATLINNITDEATWGMYPNWFNFRSSGVTINGGLLEWWDNAYIILRQLNDFIERVPKSPIDADSKKRMVAEARFLRAFNYFSMVKRYGGVPIITKVQSLTDPKDELYPKRNSEKEVYDFVINEMNEAYKDLPATPVSGRASKYAALALLSRAALYAGSIAEYGTIQLNGLLGIPASEAQGYYQKCYDASKIIMSDGVCGLYTADADKVKNFRNIFLVKNNPEAIFIVAHNGKDMIFSGGNGWYYDFMQGPMPNAWYNGNQNMPYLSFIASTFEKTDGTAPDLSTATLTGKLWGDDELWAGMEPRFFATIYTNGTPWKGSPIDWHAALKVNGQYYTDPHGAYQGTPYLGLQAQKLGGYTSFGVLKYLDENHNNMVYDFASSQDWIVFRFGEVLLNYAEAAFKLNKPADALDAVNRIRARAGVAPRGAITFELIQKERKVELAYEGERYWDLRRWRIATSVLTKRETGLRYIRDYASGKLELQVLPFADGGANVKPVFEPYNYYLPITKARTQQNPNLVENPGYN